In one Plasmodium reichenowi strain SY57 chromosome 7, whole genome shotgun sequence genomic region, the following are encoded:
- a CDS encoding 3-demethylubiquinone-9 3-methyltransferase, putative, with the protein MKRSFRSIKTLRVNYFMKNKRIYHSSSNNTYDEKEKKFFNEQDKEWWYDDYDNENNTQENKTCIKTRWKNLFDEIIGKNIYSLHDYNKKRFDFIFKNYEFLYYKNIKDHMNKKEINILDIGCGGGILCEYIEKNIFYFLLKNVDNVDLIKDIQINIDGIDVSEKLINVAIKRQQINRDTYKHLHINLNYMNCDLNDYVNIHNNNKFKKKYDIIISSEVIEHVPNNKKNMFVSYINKLCTKNTLVVFTTINKNYLAYLYTIMLGEKIFGMMKKGTHDYDKFIDNEQLDKLCRDYNLYNIKTEHVLYLPFFRNYFQTYKLNLLYLSSFIYSGNHL; encoded by the exons ATGAAGAGATCTTTTAGATCAATAAAAACATTACGTGtgaattattttatgaagaataaaagaatatatcatagcagtagtaataatacatatgatgaaaaggagaaaaaattttttaatgagCAAGATAAAGAATGGTGGTATGATGATtatgataatgaaaataatacacAAGAAAATAAGACATGTATAAAAACAAGATGGAAAAATCTATTTGATGAGATTATTggtaaaaatatatatagtttacacgattataataagaaacggtttgattttatttttaaaaattatgaatttctatattataaaaatataaaagatcacatgaataaaaaagagATAAATATTTTAGATATAGGGTGTGGTGGAGGTATTTTATGTgaatatatagaaaaaaatattttttattttttattaaaaaatgttgataatgttgatttaataaaggatatacaaataaatattgatGGTATAGACGTATcagaaaaattaataaatgtaGCTATCAAAAGACAACAAATAAATAGAGATacatataaacatttaCATATCAACCTTAATTATATGAACTGTGATTTAAATGATTATGTGAATATTcataacaataataaatttaaaaaaaaatatgatataattatatCTTCTGAGGTTATTGAGCATGTCCCAAATAACAAAAAGAATATGTTCGTaagttatataaataaattatgtaCGAAAAACACCTTGGTTGTTTTTAcaacaataaataaaaattaccttgcttatttatatacaataatGTTGggagaaaaaatattcggaatgatgaagaag GGGACACATGACTACGACAAATTTATAGATAATGAACAGCTTGATAAACTCTGCAGGGActataatttatataatataaaaacgGAACATGTATTATACCTTCCTTTTTTTAGAAATTATTTCCAgacatataaattaaatcttttatatctttcatcttttatttattctgGAAATCATCtctaa
- a CDS encoding Rab GTPase activator and protein kinase, putative: protein MYYERCRSSEFVLGVQSYSLRTKRTKIKYKNKKCKGVGEMDFGMDMCEEEYINKILSSFYYSYENEYNNIASKFEKIKKLSHPNICTYFHMSRTNNNYILCSEYYTLSLYDLLNDEHINCVNFKCFKKIFNKKIYKKNKNMYKIYNNIKNYIYNNNHNHNNHNNNHNSYNNNHNNNHNNSHNNSHNHNHNRIGKKKKIIDNIILNNIIYQILSAVQYLHSHNITFLNLTPHNILITDQGQIKLHNYCLSYLFYNVSSLSTYKENKNVHYVKNKLNDHVISKNEMYTGETTKNNYLDKLFSDKKKKNYKINNHMILYIDQYFKYYNFTHNILYHIPFLLFFNLLKNENVHFIYDVYKHIDIFNIGIIIIQIVNGLLNFSCILENFIYFYHIQTLTNVSYDKRTKEYKQTKKSIKDKRNNITNNYKQYDLNSFSDSALYTKQKIVSSKEKRKTINIKTSHKYKDKKNQQIYNQKNNEPKKKKIPLESYKKKTKKINKEQQTIEQIYQHALLVRRKIIDIQQEQKSDNKHIERNYTNNVKNNQTNKQNDMDPSKNENISSTSLNVSEKKMFRFFFFKTSEKNDTLFKIQNVFILIIYIKLFYIYYYLKYYKNKKNKEISLLNVNIQDLFKRLCKHKLNNNSYQSKYRHHIINKLKRKRYNNIIYEIIKNIIEYFLNCKVNLSFIKLIENMYSEFFNIHLLKYNLRNIFYSDQNDQNGNEKTLFLNLLHKCLLLNNLQCNSTSLLSHYYFFYNVNIYKHNNCSETNYTGKDTFNIPRNMSLLENTTITNEKVLMNKVNHINNFISNACTSHINTTSHFQNTSLNNNNNNNNNNNNNLYFNSNIKNGHQNITDTNNNIIINTESERVFNHILLNQNYDNIHFNSANVREMPPEHVQEINKLSQEELAKKNYYNPYLVDYILNVTKWNEWKDKYFINKKDIFYWFHMLYNINYNEELMNVNSFLRSPNILKIPYVLYKRKNGTYFDMSLFSFYKLYLLKKYDSNTLFNVYENVSTFKKLSKGKYKKIKKIIKHEVNYIKGNKKKSVYTCVPRKRCGNYKEMIYISTYELLKNKRFTVSKNNMLKKYMFMSNNDGDICNIINKKKEITELWENKKKIHVYEQEYNISKKKKRKKEKKKKKKKKKKRIPLWENKNVVTQSNNKHKSMNNSTHEKTDNIYNSYNEYDDINYNYDDDLFISSNFFNISFNINNKHSYALFNDYNLTTIGIYLKEFYEIIKDAYSFIRKNENFINPKSSCIYTNSFFFIYQFKLHIKYHELLKFNPLDTLTLMKEIKSGYPCNMRNVIYLILLNYNYHILLKKSYEKKEKIKDQISYILISKNKRIDKNGIIIYSNNSNVKYSMYSNKYNHKHNNNNILLYIFKDKWIYDNDLIGSLKFQKKLINLLILINIKLNIQNKYLKYLFIPIILLYYNNIYISYKCIKKILQKYLIDFYKNVYYRNEYIYIFNSLLNYYIPELSMWFFKNNINIIKIIKSWIYSLFCTFFDLQNIYLLLDNILIQPSSYIIFICISIFMYLKKYLINIKTNENIYKKVFSLSNLINLNFILNTSRYLFERCPKYYLLFPFHLQIEGSSIKEKSILFDKGANENINNHINYISHLISNKKWIRYYIHRYTFKLYIKKKNKTKNKNLICINNKTPLIHMNYNTTNTNEINNNQNYNNQNNLLIEKKNLENININLKDTNDNNNNNNNNNNSNNSNNSNNSNNSNNNNNYTNESFKILKKSYKTNESLKLKNYYKYFLKCYKTNKQKKNVNEFIYYKKGNFKNCEQRKTKINKQKNKKKNNNNNNSNNTYNNELAKNVNNHNNMNNTYHELAKNIKNIYNTYYELAKNMNNKKKKKKFKNVDMVKLSNFPIFPFLDIRHILNDFCIDDYIIVDMRSLENFKKKKFKSSVHVNTFLINLKKGTYKNYIDDTSYDENLTLKTILLVFNNSILDYDAIYNFLNLKIKYITILCGGFTNALSILPSTYFT from the coding sequence ATGTATTATGAAAGATGTCGATCTTCCGAATTTGTTCTTGGGGTTCAAAGTTATTCCTTAAGAACAAAGagaacaaaaataaaatataaaaataaaaaatgtaaagGGGTTGGGGAAATGGATTTTGGTATGGATATGTGTGaagaagaatatataaataaaatattatcatctttttattatagttatgaaaatgaatataataatatagctagtaaatttgaaaaaataaaaaagttgAGTCATCcaaatatatgtacatattttcatatgaGTAGAACAAATaacaattatattttatgttcTGAATATTATACTTTATCTTTATATGACCTTTTGAATGATGAACATATTAATTGTGtaaattttaaatgttttaaaaaaatatttaacaaaaaaatatataaaaaaaataaaaatatgtataaaatatataataatataaagaattatatatataataataatcataatcataataatcataataataatcataatagttataataataatcataataataatcataataatagtcataataatagtcataatcataatcataataggattgggaaaaaaaaaaaaattattgataatatcattttaaataatattatttatcaaATATTAAGTGCTGTTCAATATTTACATTCCCACAATATTACCTTTCTAAATCTTACGCcacataatattttaattacAGATCAAGGacaaataaaattacataattattgtttatcttatttattttataatgttTCTTCTCTGTCTActtataaagaaaataaaaatgttcattatgttaaaaataaattaaatgacCATGTCATATCCAAAAATGAAATGTATACAGGAGAAACAactaaaaataattatttggataaattatttagtgataagaaaaaaaaaaattacaaaatcAATAATCACatgattttatatattgatcaatatttcaaatattACAATTTTACACATAACATATTATACCATATTCCATTCttattgttttttaatttattgaaaaatgaaaatgtacattttatttatgatgtctataaacatatagatatttttaacataggaattataataattcaaattGTTAATGGTTTATTAAACTTTTCATGCATCTTAGAAAACtttatatacttttatCATATCCAAACACTTACTAATGTATCATATGATAAACGTACAAAGGAATATAAACAAACTAAAAAATCTATTAAAGACAAACGAAAcaatataacaaataattataaacaATATGATTTAAACTCCTTTAGTGATTCAGCTTTATATACCAAACAAAAAATAGTGTCTTctaaagaaaaaagaaaaactataaatataaaaactagtcataaatataaagataaaaaaaatcaacaaatatataatcaaaaaaacaatgaacccaagaagaaaaaaattccCCTTGAatcttataaaaaaaaaaccaaaaaaattaataaagaaCAACAAACCATTGAACAAATATATCAACATGCTCTATTGGttagaagaaaaataattgaTATACAACAAGAACAAAAATCAGATAATAAACATATCGAACGtaattatacaaataatgtaaaaaacaaccaaacaaataaacaaaaCGATATGGATCCTTCtaaaaatgaaaacatATCCTCTACAAGTCTTAATGTAAGTGAAAAGAAGATGTTTaggttttttttttttaagacatctgaaaaaaatgacactttatttaaaatacaAAATGTGTTTATCCTCATAATATacattaaattattttatatttattattatttaaaatattataaaaataaaaaaaataaagaaatcAGCTTATTAAACGTAAATATACAGGACCTATTCAAAAGGTTATGTAAACacaaattaaataataattccTATCAATCAAAATACAGACAtcacataataaataaattaaaaagaaaacgttataataatattatatatgaaataataaaaaatataattgaatattttttaaattgtaAAGTAAAtctttcttttattaaacttattgaaaatatgtactcagaattttttaatattcatttattaaaatataatttaagaaatatattttattctgATCAAAATGACCAAAACGGAAATGAAAAAACTTTATTTCTTAATCTTTTACAtaaatgtttattattaaataacCTTCAATGTAACTCAACATCTTTGTTAtctcattattattttttttataatgttaatatttataaacataataattgtTCAGAAACAAATTATACTGGAAAGGATACCTTTAATATTCCGAGAAATATGTCCCTATTAGAAAATACAACTATCACAAATGAAAAGGTGTTAATGAATAAGGTTAaccatataaataattttatatcgAATGCATGTACTAGTCATATTAATACAACTAGTCATTTTCAAAATACTTCCCtcaataataataataataataataataataataataataatttatattttaattccaatattaaaaatggTCATCAAAACATTACagatacaaataataacataattattaatactGAATCTGAACGTGTATTTAATCATATCTTATTAAATcaaaattatgataatatacattttaattCAGCCAACGTTAGGGAAATGCCACCTGAACATGTTCaggaaataaataaattaagCCAAGAAGAGCTAgccaaaaaaaattattacaatCCATATTTGGTggattatattttaaatgtaaCTAAATGGAATGAATGGaaagataaatattttataaataaaaaggatatattttattggtttcatatgttatataatataaattataatgaagaaTTAATGAATGTTAATTCTTTTCTTAGGTCTcctaatatattaaaaataccATATGTACTTTATAAGAGAAAAAATGGAACATATTTTGATATGtctcttttttctttttacaaattgtatcttttaaaaaaatatgacaGCAATACATTATTTAACGTTTACGAAAATGTATCaacttttaaaaaattatcaaaaggaaaatataaaaaaatcaaaaagataataaaacatGAGGTTAATTATATCAAGgggaataaaaaaaaaagtgtaTACACGTGTGTACCAAGAAAAAGGTGTggaaattataaagaaatgatatatataagtacCTATGAACTTTTGAAAAATAAGAGATTCACAGTATCCAAAAATAACATGcttaaaaaatacatgTTCATGTCAAACAACGATGGTGATATTTgtaacataataaataaaaaaaaagaaataacTGAATTGTGggagaataaaaaaaaaatacatgtatatgaacaggaatataatataagcaaaaaaaaaaaaagaaaaaaagaaaagaaaaaaaaaaagaaaaaaaaaaagaaacgAATTCCTTTATgggaaaataaaaatgtagTCACTcaaagtaataataaacataaaagTATGAATAATTCTACCCATGAAAAAACAgataatatttacaattcttataatgaatatgatgacataaattataattatgatgatgatttatttatctcatccaatttttttaatatttcctttaacattaataataaacattCATATGCATTGTTTAATGATTATAACCTAACTACGATTGGAATATATCTAAAAGaattttatgaaataataaaagatgcttattcatttattagGAAAAATGAGAATTTTATAAATCCTAAATCAAGTTGTATTTATACCaatagttttttttttatatatcaatTTAAATTACATATCAAATATCatgaattattaaaatttaatcCTCTTGATACCTTAACACTAatgaaagaaataaaatcaGGTTACCCATGTAATATGAGAaatgttatttatttaattttacttaattataattatcatatattattaaaaaaatcatatgagaaaaaagaaaaaattaaagatcaaattagttatatattaatttctAAGAATAAACGTATAGACAAAAATggaataataatttattcaaataataGTAATGTAAAGTATTCTATGtattcaaataaatataatcataaacataataataataatatattgttatatatatttaaagataaatggatatatgataatgatCTTATTGGTAGTTTGAAATTTCAAAAAAAGTTAATAAACttgttaatattaataaatataaaattaaatattcagaataaatatttgaaatatttatttattccaattattttattatattataataatatatatataagttataaatgtataaagaaaattttgcaaaaatatttaatagacttttataaaaatgtttattataggaatgaatatatatatattttcaatagtcttttaaattattacattCCGGAATTGTCCATGTGGTTTtttaagaataatataaatataatcaaaattataaaaagttGGATCTACTCTTTATTTTGTACCTTTTTTgatttacaaaatatttatttattattagaCAATATTTTAATACAACCATCgtcatatataatatttatttgtataagTATATTCATgtatttgaaaaaatatcttataaatattaaaacaaatgaaaatatatacaaaaaagtTTTTTCCTTATCAAACTTAATTAATCtgaattttattttaaatactTCTCGTTACCTTTTTGAAAGGTGTCCTAAATATTATCTTCTATTTCCTTTCCACCTACAAATAGAAGGATCATctataaaagaaaaatcaatattatttgataaaGGAGCcaatgaaaatataaataatcatataaattatatatctCATTTAAttagtaataaaaaatggatcagatattatattcatagATATACctttaaattatatatcaaaaaaaaaaataaaacaaaaaataaaaatttgaTATGCATTAATAACAAGACACCTTTGATCCATATGAACTACAACACGACAAATACaaatgaaattaataataatcaaaattataataatcaaaataatttgttaattgaaaaaaaaaatttggaaaatataaatattaatttaaaagatactaatgacaataataataataataataataataataatagtaacaATAGTAACAATAGTAACAATAGTAACAATagtaacaataataataattacaCAAATGAGtcatttaaaattttaaaaaaaagttataaaacaaatgaaTCATTAAAGctaaaaaattattataaatactttttaaaatgttataaaacaaataaacaaaaaaaaaatgtaaatgaattcatttattataaaaaagggAATTTCAAAAATTGTGAACAAAGAAAGACAAagataaataaacaaaaaaataaaaaaaaaaataataataataataatagtaataatacatataataatgaactagccaaaaatgtaaataatcataataatatgaataatacaTATCATGAACTAGccaaaaatataaaaaatatatataatacatattatgAGCTAGCcaaaaatatgaacaataaaaaaaaaaaaaaaaagtttaaAAATGTGGACATGGTTAAATTGAGCAATTTCCCAATTTTCCCATTTCTTGATATAAgacatatattaaatgatttCTGTATAgatgattatataatagTTGACATGCGTTCACTTGAAaactttaaaaaaaaaaaattcaaatcATCTGTACATgttaatacatttttaattaacTTAAAAAAAGGCACATATAAGAATTACATTGATGATACATCATATGATGAAAATTTGACATTGAAGACTATTCTTCTGGTATTTAATAATTCGATATTAGATTATGATgctatatataattttttaaatttaaaaataaaatatataactatATTATGTGGTGGATTTACCAACGCCTTGAGTATCTTACCCTCAACATATTTTACATAG
- a CDS encoding mitochondrial import inner membrane translocase subunit TIM14, putative, with translation MWPVVMLLFGGGVLFVKKGLNYVKNQGIQLNGKRSFFPSGFNKNLNNLFLKNDLKGFERNMSKSEAFKILNINPTTNKEKIREVHKQLMLKNHPDNGGSTYIAAKVNEAKDILLK, from the exons ATGTGGCCTGTTGTTATGTTACTTTTTGGAGGTGGTGTTTTATTTGTGAAGAAAGGATTAAATTATGTAAAGAACCAAGGAATTCAATTAAATGGTAAAAGAAGCTTTTTTCCTTCAggttttaataaaaatttaaataatttatttttaaaaaatgatttaaaaGGATTTGAAAGAAATATGTCCAAATCAGAAGCTTTCAAAATATTGAATATAAACCCAACAacaaataaagaaaaaattagaGAAGTTCATAAGCAGTTAATGTTAAAAAATCACCCAGATAATGGag GTTCGACTTACATAGCTGCAAAGGTTAATGAAGCTAAAGACATATTATTGAAGTGA
- a CDS encoding type 2A phosphatase-associated protein 42, putative, producing MNVNEILSIYDSLYSIFDKYIINNNKDGISNYYSIFFKKEFVEFLKYDANIKIVSNKKVIKNKDEIIDELLYAFKTMGSYINKSDLFSKNEEIEDINTKYIKLLLIPFILGSLCYETLNINIRYERLKDAILYYNEFLRLINMFKIIDIDDYLYEEEGTQTNPTNRRNIKIKRAKDEHKFELMYNDIFQKFNDQYNKRKIKDVQQNISNNTYDIYDDIDDEEIRKMYISLIKHKCMQTLNTIDLIHTELPLLKMRNDKQQEQRNKDEENKENKENSNSNNSNSNNSYSNNSYSNRNNNYYNHSSNEIKNESIKKPWFFTIKKNMKPSDITELRNYYKDLVFKPFHNLPTISLEECAQMEMQYSLKGTNDNDINNTQGFGNQNEEKELLRNEKNDDYYKEDLKKEDEKDLHDREWDDWKDLHPKGIGNKNKNIG from the coding sequence atgAATGTTAACGAAATACTATCTATATATGATAGTTTATATTCCAtttttgataaatatattataaataataataaagatggAATTTCTAACTACTattctatatttttcaaGAAAGAATTTGTcgaatttttaaaatatgacgctaatataaaaattgtatCCAATAAAAAGGttataaagaataaagATGAAATAATTGATGAACTTCTTTATGCCTTTAAAACTATGGGATCTTATATTAATAAGAGTGATTTGTTTTCgaaaaatgaagaaatagaagatataaatacaaaatatattaaactATTACTTATCCCATTTATTTTAGGGAGCTTATGTTATGAaacattaaatataaatatacgGTATGAAAGGCTAAAAGATgctatattatattataatgaatttCTTAgattaataaatatgtttaaaattattgatatcgatgattatttatatgaagaaGAAGGGACACAAACAAATCCAACGAAtagaagaaatataaaaattaagaGAGCAAAAGATGAACATAAATTTGAACTAATgtataatgatatattcCAAAAATTTAATGATCAATACAATAAAcgaaaaataaaagatgtacaacaaaatatatctaataacacatatgatatatatgatgatatagacgatgaagaaataagaaaaatgtatatctccctaataaaacataaatgTATGCAAACATTAAATACCATTGATTTAATACATACAGAATTACcacttttaaaaatgagAAATGATAAACAGCAAGAACAAAGAAATaaagatgaagaaaataaagaaaataaagaaaatagtaatagtaataatagtaatagtaataatagttatagtaataatagttatagtaatagaaataataattattataaccATTCTTcaaatgaaataaaaaatgaatcaATTAAAAAACCATGGTTCTTTactattaaaaaaaatatgaaacCATCTGATATAACCGAACtaagaaattattataaagatTTAGTTTTCAAACCTTTTCATAATTTACCAACCATTTCTTTAGAAGAATGTGCTCAAATGGAAATGCAATATTCCTTAAAAGGTACCAATGATAACgatattaataatacaCAAGGATTTGGAAACCAAAACGAAGAAAAGGAACTATTaagaaatgaaaagaatGATGATTACTACAAGGAAGacttaaaaaaagaagacGAAAAGGACTTACATGATAGGGAATGGGACGATTGGAAAGACTTACACCCGAAGGGTATAGgaaacaaaaacaaaaatatagGTTAA
- a CDS encoding hypothetical protein (conserved Plasmodium protein, unknown function) yields MNKLHSKNLNEQNIDSIIENEKIICEKLTKENEILKEKNSKIQKELLSYIEDNTFIYESDSIEDMNKYKSILISVIDFMDKLKIVDAHMKNETYHLLEELFTCIKEAILKQNDLCYLMKEDMNSFRISGKEELFRKNLLSLRILYEHNSILRAQITLFNKFKLKNENLIHADFEQLELKYKNLKTKEINLEKKIENLNRKIIKSTQ; encoded by the exons atgaataaattacactcaaaaaatttaaacgaacaaaatatagattctataatagaaaatgagaaaattatatgtgaaaaattaacaaaagaaaatgaaattcttaaagagaaaaattccaaaatacaaaaagaattattaagTTATATTGAAGACAAcacttttatatatgaaagTGACTCTATTGAAGATATGAACAAATATAAGAGCATATTAATATCTGTTATAGATTTTATggataaattaaaaatagtTGATGCTcatatgaaaaatgaaaCCTATCATTTACTTGAGGAATTATTTACATGTATTAAGGAAGCTATATTAAAGCAAAATGATTTATG TTATTTAATGAAAGAAGACATGAACTCCTTCAGGATATCTGGAAAGGAAGAACTGTTCAGGAAAAATTTGCTATCGCTcagaatattatatgaacaCAACAGTATCCTTAGAGCCCAAATAACCctatttaataaatttaaattaaaaaatgaaaaccTTATTCACGCAGATTTTGAACAATTAGAactaaaatataaaaacttAAAAACTAAAGAAATCAACTTAGAAAAGAAAATCGAAAATTtaaatagaaaaattataaaatcaACACAA